One window from the genome of Perca flavescens isolate YP-PL-M2 chromosome 17, PFLA_1.0, whole genome shotgun sequence encodes:
- the ifngr1l gene encoding interferon gamma receptor 1-like isoform X1, producing the protein MDLATFHPFFLFVGVFQAVVAHVEPPINATLHCHNLHNVLKWSYDQLSPGLRFRINISAVLSLNGAPNVVWVDPPAEPPAEQQVDLSFLSDPSNEYLVTVTAVMGQNESISAPQDGIIFSYFKDSTEGLKCFVDFPPVNVTAQPGDTVLVRFTHPWLVYRHKLQKSKNTNPRSRRSSDAPLPVFHYDVMTTNQQHYRWKCVERVCEEKLPVDSAQKKHCLTMSGELKKILVQGTQEYCVHPVEESPSYIVHICIVGILLLGSAVAFVIFMVYRKKTMPLTSLPNSMTFKSKVKQWTVGLVQETVSVPEVEATSPTPLLLTEENEFTATVTSTTEPELRLPIGVSTEDERVSDEVEVGNDEGPGYMQGSNFDEDEAPSGYESRPVLVEFAPGELAEGYRG; encoded by the exons ATGGATTTGGCTACATTTCATCCCTTTTTCCTATTTGTCGGCGTGTTTCAAGCGGTGGTGGCCCACG TGGAGCCGCCGATCAACGCGACCTTGCACTGCCACAATCTGCACAACGTTCTGAAGTGGAGTTACGACCAGCTCTCGCCAGGGCTTAGATTCCGAATTAATATTTCCGCAGTATTAAGTTTAAATGG TGCTCCTAATGTTGTTTGGGTGGACCCACCAGCGGAGCCACCGGCGGAACAACAAGTCGACTTGTCATTTCTCTCTGATCCAAGTAATGAGTACCTTGTTACCGTAACTGCCGTAATGGGACAGAATGAATCTATTTCCGCCCCTCAAGATGGAATCATTTTCAGCTATTTCAAGGACTCAACGGAGGGTCTGAAAT GTTTTGTGGACTTCCCACCAGTAAACGTCACTGCCCAACCGGGTGACACTGTCCTGGTCCGCTTCACGCATCCCTGGCTGGTGTACCGGCATAAGTTGCAGAAGAGTAAAAATACCAATCCTAGGTCTAGGAGAAGCAGTGATGCACCGCTACCTGTATTTCATTATGATGTCATGACCACGAACCAG CAGCACTACAGGTGGAAGTGtgtggagagagtgtgtgaggaGAAGCTTCCAGTGGATTCTGCACAGAAGAAACACTGTCTGACGATGAGCGGAGAGCTGAAGAAAATTTTAGTTCAAGGGACACAAGAGTACTGCGTCCATCCAGTAGAAGAATCCCCAAGCT ATATCGTCCATATCTGCATCGTGGGCATCCTGTTGTTGGGGAGTGCAGTTGCTTTTGTCATCTTCATGGTGTACCGAAAAAAGACCATGCCTTTAACTTCTCTTCCAAACTCTATG ACCTTCAAGAGTAAAGTGAAGCAGTGGACCGTGGGACTGGTTCAAGAGACGGTCTCTGTGCCAGAAGTGGAAGCTACCTCACCGACACCTTTACTGCTAACAGAAGAAAATGAATTCACAGCTACTGTCACCTCCACTACTGAGCCTGAACTGCGTCTGCCCATCGGCGTGTCGACCGAGGATGAACGTGTGTCTGATGAGGTGGAGGTAGGGAATGATGAAGGACCTGGGTACATGCAAGGCAGTAACTTTGATGAAGATGAAGCCCCCTCTGGTTATGAGAGTCGTCCGGTGTTGGTTGAGTTTGCACCAGGTGAACTGGCCGAGGGCTACCGTGGCTGA
- the il22ra2 gene encoding interleukin-22 receptor subunit alpha-2 encodes MTRLLLGAVLLGNLGVCVTAQGPVMLAPATHVRFDSVDYKNVVRWTPPTNSSSLQYYVQWKIYGEPQWLDVDGCQGIQKHHCDLSVVTSDPREWYYARVHAVSLPSRKSAWALSPRFSPRWDTKISSPVLRVNITEQGIVVRVKPPRPAVRKMHSSLLYKIYLIHTSGEEEVFEMDCCSDKLTLNELKHKTKCCLQAQTIIPLQAKSSARSSVKCFTTL; translated from the exons ATGACCCGTCTGCTGCTCGGCGCCGTGCTGCTGGGGAACCTGGGTGTCTGTGTCACAGCTCAAG GTCCAGTGATGCTCGCTCCAGCCACCCATGTGAGATTTGACTCCGTGGACTATAAAAACGTGGTGCGCTGGACTCCACCCACCAACAGCAGCTCTCTGCAGTACTACGTCCAGTGGAAGAt TTATGGCGAGCCTCAGTGGTTGGACGTAGACGGCTGTCAGGGGATCCAGAAGCACCACTGTGATCTCAGCgttgtgacctctgaccccagAGAGTGGTACTACGCCAGAGTGCACGCCGTCTCCCTGCCCTCCAGAAAATCAGCCTGGGCCCTCTCCCCGAGGTTCAGCCCACGCTGGGACA CCAAAATCAGCAGTCCTGTGTTGAGGGTGAACATCACAGAGCAAGGGATTGTGGTCCGTGTGAAGCCCCCCAGGCCGGCTGTCCGGAAGATGCACAGCAGTCTGCTATACAAGATCTACCTCATACACACCAGTGGAGAGGAG GAGGTGTTTGAGATGGACTGCTGCTCGGACAAACTAACTCTGAATGAGCTGAAGCACAAGACGAAATGCTGCCTCCAAGCCCAGACCATTATCCCCCTCCAGGCCAAGAGTAGCGCTCGTAGCTCTGTGAAATGTTTCACTACGCTGTGA
- the ifngr1l gene encoding interferon gamma receptor 1-like isoform X2, which produces MDLATFHPFFLFVGVFQAVVAHVEPPINATLHCHNLHNVLKWSYDQLSPGLRFRINISAVLSLNGAPNVVWVDPPAEPPAEQQVDLSFLSDPSNEYLVTVTAVMGQNESISAPQDGIIFSYFKDSTEGLKCFVDFPPVNVTAQPGDTVLVRFTHPWLVYRHKLQKSKNTNPRSRRSSDAPLPVFHYDVMTTNQHYRWKCVERVCEEKLPVDSAQKKHCLTMSGELKKILVQGTQEYCVHPVEESPSYIVHICIVGILLLGSAVAFVIFMVYRKKTMPLTSLPNSMTFKSKVKQWTVGLVQETVSVPEVEATSPTPLLLTEENEFTATVTSTTEPELRLPIGVSTEDERVSDEVEVGNDEGPGYMQGSNFDEDEAPSGYESRPVLVEFAPGELAEGYRG; this is translated from the exons ATGGATTTGGCTACATTTCATCCCTTTTTCCTATTTGTCGGCGTGTTTCAAGCGGTGGTGGCCCACG TGGAGCCGCCGATCAACGCGACCTTGCACTGCCACAATCTGCACAACGTTCTGAAGTGGAGTTACGACCAGCTCTCGCCAGGGCTTAGATTCCGAATTAATATTTCCGCAGTATTAAGTTTAAATGG TGCTCCTAATGTTGTTTGGGTGGACCCACCAGCGGAGCCACCGGCGGAACAACAAGTCGACTTGTCATTTCTCTCTGATCCAAGTAATGAGTACCTTGTTACCGTAACTGCCGTAATGGGACAGAATGAATCTATTTCCGCCCCTCAAGATGGAATCATTTTCAGCTATTTCAAGGACTCAACGGAGGGTCTGAAAT GTTTTGTGGACTTCCCACCAGTAAACGTCACTGCCCAACCGGGTGACACTGTCCTGGTCCGCTTCACGCATCCCTGGCTGGTGTACCGGCATAAGTTGCAGAAGAGTAAAAATACCAATCCTAGGTCTAGGAGAAGCAGTGATGCACCGCTACCTGTATTTCATTATGATGTCATGACCACGAACCAG CACTACAGGTGGAAGTGtgtggagagagtgtgtgaggaGAAGCTTCCAGTGGATTCTGCACAGAAGAAACACTGTCTGACGATGAGCGGAGAGCTGAAGAAAATTTTAGTTCAAGGGACACAAGAGTACTGCGTCCATCCAGTAGAAGAATCCCCAAGCT ATATCGTCCATATCTGCATCGTGGGCATCCTGTTGTTGGGGAGTGCAGTTGCTTTTGTCATCTTCATGGTGTACCGAAAAAAGACCATGCCTTTAACTTCTCTTCCAAACTCTATG ACCTTCAAGAGTAAAGTGAAGCAGTGGACCGTGGGACTGGTTCAAGAGACGGTCTCTGTGCCAGAAGTGGAAGCTACCTCACCGACACCTTTACTGCTAACAGAAGAAAATGAATTCACAGCTACTGTCACCTCCACTACTGAGCCTGAACTGCGTCTGCCCATCGGCGTGTCGACCGAGGATGAACGTGTGTCTGATGAGGTGGAGGTAGGGAATGATGAAGGACCTGGGTACATGCAAGGCAGTAACTTTGATGAAGATGAAGCCCCCTCTGGTTATGAGAGTCGTCCGGTGTTGGTTGAGTTTGCACCAGGTGAACTGGCCGAGGGCTACCGTGGCTGA